The sequence below is a genomic window from Shinella zoogloeoides.
GAATGGCAGAGTTCAAGATCGCGCAGGACGTCATCGCGCAGGAAAACGACAAGCGGGCGAGGGCGCTTGAGGAAGATTTCGACGCGCTCGGCGCCAGCCTTGCCCGCCGCGGCATCGACATCGAGGCCGTCACGCGCAAGGTCGAGCAATTCTTCGTCGCCGTTCCCTCCTGGGGCGTCGGTACCGGCGGCACGCGCTTCGCCCGCTTCCCCGGCACCGGCGAGCCGCGCGGCATCTTCGACAAGCTGGATGACTGCTCGGTCATCCACCAGTTGACCCGCGCGACACCGACCGTCTCGCTGCATATTCCCTGGGACAAGACGGACGTTAAGGACCTGAAGGCGAAGGGTGATACGCTCGGCCTCGGCTTCGACGCGATGAACTCCAACACCTTCTCCGACGCGCCCGGCCAGGCGCATTCCTACAAATACGGCTCGCTCAGCCACACGGATGCGGCAACCCGCGCCCAGGCGGTCGAGCACAATCTGGAATGCATCGAGATCGGCAAGGCCATCGGTTCCAAGGCGCTGACGGTCTGGGTCGGCGATGGCTCGAATTTCCCAGGCCAGAGCAATTTCACCAAGGCCTTCGAGCGCTATCTCGCGTCGATGGCGGAAATCTACAAGGCGCTGCCGGACGACTGGAAGCTGTTCTCCGAGCACAAGATGTACGAGCCGGCGTTCTATTCGACGGTCGTGCAGGACTGGGGCACCAACTACCTGATCGCCCAGACGCTCGGCCCCAAGGCGCAGTGCCTCGTCGATCTCGGCCATCACGCGCCGAACACCAATATCGAGATGATCGTCGCGCGGCTCATCCAGTTCGGCAAGCTCGGCGGCTTCCACTTCAACGATTCGAAATACGGCGACGACGATCTCGATGCCGGCGCGATCGAGCCCTATCGGCTGTTCCTCGTCTTCAACGAACTGGTGGAGGCGGAGGGCCGCGGCGGCGAAGGGTTCCACCCGGCCCACATGATCGACCAGTCGCACAACGTCACGGACCCGATCGAAAGCCTGATCAACAGCGCGAACGAAATCCGCCGCGCCTATGCGCAGGCGCTGCTTGTCGACCGCACGGCGCTTGCCGGCTACCAGGAGGATAACGATGCGCTGATGGCGACGGAAACCCTCAAGCGCGCCTATCGCGCCGACGTGGAGCCGATCCTCGCCGAGGCCCGCCGCCGTTCGGGCGGCGCGATCGATCCGGTCGCGGCCTACCGTGCCAGCGGCTACCGCCGCAAGGTCGCCGCGGAGCGCCCGGCCTCCGCCGCCGGCGGTGGCGGCATCATCTGATCCTTTAGCGCCCCCTCAAATTGTAGGGGGCGTTGCCATTTCTTGGGATTCCTATTTCCGCCGTGGCGAAATATGACTTTCCCATGTGTGATTCGGCGGCGATTCGTTTTCTGCGCCGTAGCGGCAAGATGCTTCGCGGGGCATCGCTGCTGACGGCAATCACGGCGACGGCTCTTGCCGGCTGCGCGGCACGCCCGGGAACGGGCATCGCCACGCTGTCGACGACCGTTCCGGCCGCAAGCGCGCTCGTGCTGCCGGCGCCGGGCACGCTCTCCATCGTCGGCGTGATCCAGCGGCAATATACCAACGCCATCGAGCAGCAGATCGCGCTCTCCACCTCGGCGGCGACGTCGGGCCAGAATTTCCTGAGCATCCAGGCTTTCGGGCCCGCCGAGACGGTCGCCATGCCGGCCGGCGCGCTCGCCTTCAAGCCGGTCCGCCATTCGGCGATCCGCGCGGAGATCGCCACCTATTTCGCCGGCCGCTCGCTGCCGATCTCCGCGAATTTCGTGCGCAACGGCTATGGCCCGTTCGGCTACGCCTATGGGCGCGGCGCGGGCAATGACGGCTGCCTCTACGGCTGGCAGCAGATCCGCTCCGACGAAGCCGACCGCAACAAGCTGAACAGCCTCGGCATGATCCAGGTCCGCCTGCGCGTCTGCCAGGCCGGCGCCTCGGAGAAGGAGCTGGTCGAGATGATGTATGGCTACACGATCGTCGGCGGCTTTTCCGGGCAGACGTGGAACCCCTACGGCACGCCGGCATCCGTCGACAGCCAGGTAGGCGGCGGCGAGCCGCTGCGCGTGCCGTTCGAGGAGCGCAGGGTGGAGCCGGCGGTCCGCGTCGAGAGCGAGAACAGCATTCCCGTCACGCGCCGGATTCCGGAAAGGAAGCCGGTCCGCAAGGTCGAGGCCGTCGATACGGAGAACGCCGTCGTCGTGCCCTCGCCGACGGGCGGGGCGACGGCGACGGACGACGCGGCCGTCGTGGTCCCGTCGCCGGTCTGCGTCACCGGAGCTTCCGGTTCTGCGAAGTGCGATTGAAGTCGTGGCCTGCCTCATTTTTCGTTAACTGTATGGCGCGTAATGTCCGACCGATACGTGCCATGATGGCGACGGCGAAGGACGGTGAATGAGACATACCGGCACGATCATCCTGTGGGCGCTCGTCTCCGCTCTCGTGATCCTCGTGATCACCCTGCCCATCAATCTCCAGACCCAGCTCATCGCGAGCATCGCCGTCGTGACCTTCATGGCGGTGATCAAGGTGCTGCGCGCCGAGGGCATCTGGCGGCTCATCGCGCTCGCCTTCGGCACCGCGGTCGTGCTGCGCTACGTCTACTGGCGCACGACGAGCACGCTGCCGCCGCTGAACCAGCTCGAGAACTTCATTCCCGGCTTCCTGCTCTATCTTGCCGAAATGTACAGCGTGATGATGCTGGCGCTCAGCCTCTTTGTCGTCGCCATGCCCCTGCCGCCGCGCAAGAGCCGCACGGCAGAGCAGGGCAGGCTGCCCTCCGTCGATGTCTACGTGCCGACCTACAACGAGGACATGGGGCTTCTCGCCAATACGCTCGCTGCCGCAAAGGCGATGGACTATCCCGCCGACAAGCTCACCGTCTGGCTGCTCGATGACGGCGGCACGGAGCAGAAGCGCAACGCCGCGGCTGTGGTGGAGGCCCAGACGGCCGAGGCGCGGCACCGCGAATTGCAGGCCCTCTGCCGCGATCTCGGCGTCAACTACCTCACCCGCGCGCGCAACGAGCACGCCAAGGCCGGCAACCTCAACAACGGCATGCAGCACTCGACCGGCGATCTGATCGCCGTCTTCGACGCCGACCACGCGCCGGCGCGCGATTTCCTGCGCGAGACCGTCGGTTACTTCGCCGACGATCCCAAGCTCTTCCTCGTCCAGACGCCGCACTTCTTCCTCAATCCCGACCCGCTGGAGCGGAACCTGCGGACCTTCGAGACCATGCCGAGCGAGAACGAGATGTTCTACGGCATCATCCAGCGCGGTCTCGACAAGTGGAACGCCGCCTTCTTCTGCGGCTCGGCGGCGGTGCTGCGGCGCACGGCGCTCAACGAGGCGGGCGGCTTCAGCGGCCTTTCCATCACCGAGGACTGCGAGACGGCGCTGGCGCTGCATTCACGCGGCTGGAACAGCGTCTATGTCGACAAGCCGCTGATCGCCGGCCTGCAGCCCGCCACCTTCGCCAGCTTCATCGGCCAGCGCAGCCGCTGGGCGCAGGGCATGATGCAGATCCTGCGCTTCCGCTTCCCGCTCCTGAAGCGCGGCCTCACCCTGCCGCAGCGCCTCTGCTACATGTCCTCGACGCTGTTCTGGCTCTTCCCGTTCCCGCGCACGATCTTCCTCTTCGCGCCGCTCTTCTATCTGTTCTTCGATCTCGAAATCTTCACGGCGTCCGGCGGCGAGTTCCTCGGCTATACGCTCGCCTATATGCTCGTGAACCTGATGATGCAGAACTACCTCTACGGCTCGTTCCGCTGGCCGTGGATCTCGGAACTCTACGAATATGTGCAGAGCGTGCATCTTCTGCCGGCCGTCGTCTCGGTCATGCTCAACCCCACCAAGCCGACCTTCAAGGTCACGGCCAAGGACGAATCGATCCGGGTGGCGCGGCTGTCCGAAATCAGCCGGCCGTTCTTCGTCATCTTCGCCGTGCTGTTCATCGCCTTCCTGATGAGCGTCTACCGCTTCTACTCCGAGCCGTACAAGGCGGACGTGACCTTCGTCGTCGGCGGCTGGAACCTCCTGAACCTCATCATCGCCGGCTGCGCCCTCGGCGTCGTCTCCGAGCGCAGCGAGCGGGCGGCGAGCCGGCGCGTCACCATCAAGCGCCGCTGCACCTTCATCGCCGAGGGGCGTGAATACCCCGCCACGCTGGAGAACGTCTCGGCCAATGGCGCGCGCGTGCAGGTATTCGGGCTGGAAGGTGAGGCGCAGACGGGCAGCCGCGCTGAACTGCGCTTCACGCCCTATGGGGGCGATCACGAGGAAGTCTTGCCGGTCGATATCCGCAATGTCGAAAATCTCGGCAATGTCGTCGCCATCGGCTGCCGTTTCATGCCCGAAGAGGCCCGGCACCATTCGCTGGTCGCCGACCTCATCTTCGCGAACTCCAACCAGTGGAGCGATTTCCAGGTCTCGCGCCGCTACAACCCCGGCCTGCTGCGCGGATCGCTCTGGTTCCTCGGCGTCGCGGTCTACCAGACGAGCCGCGGCCTGCTCTATTTCCTGCGGAGCTTCGGCGGCGGCAAGAAGGAGGCCGCACCGTGACGCGCCTTCGCAAGCTGCCGCTCCTCGGCCTCGCGCTCGCCCTGTCCGCCTCCGTCGCCTTCGCGCAGGAGCCCAGCGTGCCCTTCGACATGTCGGGCGAACGCCCGGCCGTCGAGACGAAGCCCGCGACGGGCGGCGACCAGCCCGTTACCACGCAGACGAGGGAGCCGGAGAAGAAGGCGGCGACGCCCGACACCACCGCGCGGCGCTACATCATTCCGGCCGCATCCCTGCTGCTGGAAGGGGAGGTCGCCAGCCAGTCCTTCCCGGTCTTCCTCACCAAGCAGCAGGCGACGAGCGCCACCGCGATCAGCCTCGGCTATTCCAACGCCGTCGTGATCGCGCCTGAATCCTCCAGGCTCACCGTCATCGTCAACGACGCCGTCGTCGGCGAACTCCCCGTGCAATCGGCGGAGGGGACCAGGGACGTCCGCTTCGAGATACCCGCGGGCCTGCTGCGGCCCGGCATCAACCGGGTGACGTTCAATGCCGTACAGCGCCACAGGACCGACTGCACGATCCGTTCGACCTACGATCTGTGGACGGCGATCGACCCCGCGCGCACCTTCCTCACGGTCGAGGCCGATCCGAGCGGCCGGTTGCTTACGACCGACGACATCGCCGCCATCGGCCTCGGCCCGACGGGCCAGACGAAATTCGTCATGGTCGTGCCGGAAATGGGCCAGCCCGCCGCCACCAACGCGCTGATGCGGCTGAGCCAGGGCCTTTCGCTGATGGCGAAGATGCCCAACCAGACCTTCGACGTCGTCGACACCCTGCCGGCCAAGGCCGGGGCGGGCGAAATGACCGTGCTGGTCGGCACGGCCGGCGACCTTGCGGCGCTGCTGCCGGGCCTGCCCGCGACGGCGCGCTCTTCCGCCGTCGCCACCTTCGTCGACGCGCCGGCCGGCGACCGCAAGATCTTCGTCGTCAGCGGCCCGGACTGGCCGTCCATCGAGGGTGCGGTCGAGGGCATGGTCTCGCCCGTCGACCGGCCGATCGGCGTGACGCGCGAGGCGCTCAGCGTGCGCCAACGCAACGCAGCGGACATGCCGCTCCTGACCGGCGAGACGTCGCTGACCTTCGCCGCGCTCGGCGTGCGCACCGGCGAATTCAGCGGCCGGCGCTTCCGTACCGGCTTCGATATCGGCATCCCCTCGGATTTCTACGCCGATGCCTATGGCGAAGCGATGCTGCTGCTCGATGCGGCCTATTCCG
It includes:
- a CDS encoding cellulose biosynthesis cyclic di-GMP-binding regulatory protein BcsB, whose protein sequence is MTRLRKLPLLGLALALSASVAFAQEPSVPFDMSGERPAVETKPATGGDQPVTTQTREPEKKAATPDTTARRYIIPAASLLLEGEVASQSFPVFLTKQQATSATAISLGYSNAVVIAPESSRLTVIVNDAVVGELPVQSAEGTRDVRFEIPAGLLRPGINRVTFNAVQRHRTDCTIRSTYDLWTAIDPARTFLTVEADPSGRLLTTDDIAAIGLGPTGQTKFVMVVPEMGQPAATNALMRLSQGLSLMAKMPNQTFDVVDTLPAKAGAGEMTVLVGTAGDLAALLPGLPATARSSAVATFVDAPAGDRKIFVVSGPDWPSIEGAVEGMVSPVDRPIGVTREALSVRQRNAADMPLLTGETSLTFAALGVRTGEFSGRRFRTGFDIGIPSDFYADAYGEAMLLLDAAYSAEVLPGSHIDIYVNGNIASTLPITNRNGGIFRHLPIRVTMRHFRPGPNRIDIETVLMTQADKVCAPGASALEEPRFALFDSSELRTPRFARIAQLPNLAALSGTGLPYNGQVDPTALYLDRLDADTLSASATFLGKLAVASGRALQVRPEASALAIGERNAILVGTISQLPPLVLGQTHIAGESASSWGAKAGDGQQGATQEAFNEWQSRVRGGSWRGQISALETWLHDTFDISLSSLRLLPGVEEPVTPGEDARFLIAQGDSPDQTATWTVLTAPTGADLRAGMTAVAQDDRWRQLDGQASLDGKGAEALDTRPVNRTRFVVTQPWSFANLRLVAANWLSSNILAYAVLFCALSILLGIATSGLLRRFGRGV
- the bcsN gene encoding cellulose biosynthesis protein BcsN — encoded protein: MCDSAAIRFLRRSGKMLRGASLLTAITATALAGCAARPGTGIATLSTTVPAASALVLPAPGTLSIVGVIQRQYTNAIEQQIALSTSAATSGQNFLSIQAFGPAETVAMPAGALAFKPVRHSAIRAEIATYFAGRSLPISANFVRNGYGPFGYAYGRGAGNDGCLYGWQQIRSDEADRNKLNSLGMIQVRLRVCQAGASEKELVEMMYGYTIVGGFSGQTWNPYGTPASVDSQVGGGEPLRVPFEERRVEPAVRVESENSIPVTRRIPERKPVRKVEAVDTENAVVVPSPTGGATATDDAAVVVPSPVCVTGASGSAKCD
- the rhaI gene encoding L-rhamnose catabolism isomerase, with the translated sequence MAEFKIAQDVIAQENDKRARALEEDFDALGASLARRGIDIEAVTRKVEQFFVAVPSWGVGTGGTRFARFPGTGEPRGIFDKLDDCSVIHQLTRATPTVSLHIPWDKTDVKDLKAKGDTLGLGFDAMNSNTFSDAPGQAHSYKYGSLSHTDAATRAQAVEHNLECIEIGKAIGSKALTVWVGDGSNFPGQSNFTKAFERYLASMAEIYKALPDDWKLFSEHKMYEPAFYSTVVQDWGTNYLIAQTLGPKAQCLVDLGHHAPNTNIEMIVARLIQFGKLGGFHFNDSKYGDDDLDAGAIEPYRLFLVFNELVEAEGRGGEGFHPAHMIDQSHNVTDPIESLINSANEIRRAYAQALLVDRTALAGYQEDNDALMATETLKRAYRADVEPILAEARRRSGGAIDPVAAYRASGYRRKVAAERPASAAGGGGII
- the bcsA gene encoding UDP-forming cellulose synthase catalytic subunit, which translates into the protein MRHTGTIILWALVSALVILVITLPINLQTQLIASIAVVTFMAVIKVLRAEGIWRLIALAFGTAVVLRYVYWRTTSTLPPLNQLENFIPGFLLYLAEMYSVMMLALSLFVVAMPLPPRKSRTAEQGRLPSVDVYVPTYNEDMGLLANTLAAAKAMDYPADKLTVWLLDDGGTEQKRNAAAVVEAQTAEARHRELQALCRDLGVNYLTRARNEHAKAGNLNNGMQHSTGDLIAVFDADHAPARDFLRETVGYFADDPKLFLVQTPHFFLNPDPLERNLRTFETMPSENEMFYGIIQRGLDKWNAAFFCGSAAVLRRTALNEAGGFSGLSITEDCETALALHSRGWNSVYVDKPLIAGLQPATFASFIGQRSRWAQGMMQILRFRFPLLKRGLTLPQRLCYMSSTLFWLFPFPRTIFLFAPLFYLFFDLEIFTASGGEFLGYTLAYMLVNLMMQNYLYGSFRWPWISELYEYVQSVHLLPAVVSVMLNPTKPTFKVTAKDESIRVARLSEISRPFFVIFAVLFIAFLMSVYRFYSEPYKADVTFVVGGWNLLNLIIAGCALGVVSERSERAASRRVTIKRRCTFIAEGREYPATLENVSANGARVQVFGLEGEAQTGSRAELRFTPYGGDHEEVLPVDIRNVENLGNVVAIGCRFMPEEARHHSLVADLIFANSNQWSDFQVSRRYNPGLLRGSLWFLGVAVYQTSRGLLYFLRSFGGGKKEAAP